The Mesobacillus jeotgali genome window below encodes:
- a CDS encoding GRP family sugar transporter → MSIILALLAALFASFTAILAKIGIEDVDSNLATAVRTIVVVIMAYIMVLITGQTENIMAVSTRSFIFLVLSGLTTGLSWLAFFKAIQIGDVSKVVPIDKASVVLTILLSFVVLREPATMPVVAGGIIISIGTFVLIGKEKKKKRRKKVFNTKSYIFLAIMSAVFAALTNILAKIGIEDVDSNVATFIRTVVIIIFAWGIVFFQGTVKELKKISKKSYIFLILSGAATGFSWLCYFAALAIGKVSIVNPIDKFSVVLTMILSFIILKEKPTKSTIAGAVLITIGTALLIL, encoded by the coding sequence ATGAGTATCATTTTAGCTTTACTGGCCGCTCTATTCGCTTCCTTTACTGCCATTCTTGCCAAAATCGGAATCGAGGATGTCGATTCGAACCTGGCAACGGCTGTCAGGACAATTGTGGTCGTCATCATGGCCTATATAATGGTCCTGATTACCGGGCAGACGGAAAACATAATGGCTGTATCAACGAGATCATTCATCTTTCTCGTACTCTCTGGTTTGACGACCGGTCTTTCCTGGCTTGCCTTTTTTAAAGCGATCCAGATCGGGGATGTTTCCAAAGTAGTCCCAATTGACAAGGCAAGTGTCGTGTTGACCATACTGTTATCATTCGTTGTTCTTAGGGAGCCGGCAACAATGCCAGTAGTTGCCGGGGGCATCATTATATCTATAGGTACCTTCGTTTTAATCGGAAAAGAAAAGAAGAAAAAGCGGAGGAAAAAGGTGTTCAACACCAAATCATATATCTTTCTCGCAATCATGTCGGCAGTCTTCGCTGCCCTTACCAATATCCTGGCGAAAATCGGAATTGAGGATGTAGACTCCAATGTGGCCACCTTTATCCGAACAGTCGTAATCATTATTTTTGCCTGGGGAATCGTGTTTTTTCAAGGAACTGTAAAGGAACTCAAGAAAATCTCAAAGAAATCCTATATCTTCCTCATCTTATCCGGTGCCGCAACTGGATTCTCATGGTTATGTTATTTTGCAGCCCTGGCAATCGGAAAGGTAAGCATCGTCAATCCAATTGATAAATTCAGCGTCGTCTTGACGATGATCCTGAGCTTCATCATTTTAAAAGAAAAGCCTACCAAATCCACCATTGCAGGTGCAGTATTGATCACGATTGGAACCGCTTTGTTGATTTTATAG